GATACCGAGCACGACGAGGACGGCGCCGATCGCGATCCCGCCACTGAACAGTCCCGTTTCGTCAGTTGCCATGAACGAAACGACTCCGGGAGGGGTAATACTGGTTACGCTCGCGTGGCGACGAACGGGACGTCGCGTGGCGGGCAGGCTCAGGACGGTCCGTTCGAGCGCGCCTCACCGGGGGGTGTCTCACTCGGGGACGCGGTCCGGCGCAGGAGCCCGATGAGGTAGACGTCGACCAGACAGACGATCAGGATCGCGAGCGGGACCGCGATGTCGGTGTAGCTAACCGACTCGACCTGGAGGGCAGTGACGACGAACGGGTCGCCGAGATCGAGCGCGCCCGAGACGGACCGCGCGCTCAGAAAGCCAAGCGCGAGGACGTAGAGCACGAACCAGATCGCGCCCCGTTTCCACCGGCCGAGATACCAGTGGCCGAGCCCGGCGACGAGGACCGTCAGGAGATACGCCGGCCAGATCGGTCGGCTAAGCCCGGTCATAGGTACCGGTTCGGTACGGAGACCAATCCCTGTTTTCCTTTCGCACGGAGATCAGTCGCCAGGACTCGGGTCCGGGGTCGGCGCCTCGTCGGCGACGACGCTGTCGGTCCAGGTTCCTCGCAGGAACCACGCGGCCGTGACGAGTGCCGAAACGACGTACGAGATCGCGACGGCGTACCAGACGCCGATGACGCCCATCTCGAGGACGACGATGGCGACGGCGGCGATCGGGATGCGGTAGAGCCACAGCTCCTGGATCGAAAGGAGCATCGCGGCGCGGGTCGAGCCACTGCCCCGGATCCCGCCGAGCATGATCTGGAAGGCGCCGAGGAAGAGGTAGGAGGGACCGACGATAGTGACGTAGGCGGCGCCGTAGGCGATCACCTGTGCGGACTCCTCGCCCTCGATGAAGATCGCCGTGATCGGTTGGGCGAACTGGTAGGCGACGCCGATCACGACGGCAAAGATCGAGAGAACGAGCGCCGTGCTGAGCGTGACCGCCTTCTTGGCCCGGTCGACCTGGCCAGCGCCCAGGTTCTGGCCGACGACGGTTTCGGTCCCGCGAGCGAGCCCGAGCGCGGGCAGGAACATCAGCGACGAGAGGCGGTTGACGATCCCGTAGGCCGCGACGGCCTCGGTGCCGGCGATCGCGATCAGCGCCGTCAGAACGGTGATCCCGAAGGCTCGAAACCCCTGCTCGGTCGCGATCGGTCCGCCGATCTCGAGGACCTTTCGGACGGTCTCGCTCTCGAGGCGGAGGTCGGACAGCGACGGCTTCAGCCCGACCCGGCCCGAAAAGAGCAGGTACAGGCCGACGACCGCCGCGATCCCCCGGGAGAACACGGTCGCGACGGCGGCGCCGGCGACGCCGTACCCCTCGAACCCGGTGGCCTCGTAGAGCGTCGCCTCGAGACCCGTCAGGCCGACCCAGGCGAACATCGGGTTGTCGGCGAACCCGAGGATGAGAAACGGATCGATGACGACGTTGATGGCGACGCTGATCACCATCAGGTACAGCGGGGTTCGGGTGTCGCCCCACCCCCGCGAGAGCGCGTCGAAGATGAAAAACCAGAACATGAACGCGACGCCGACGAAGACGATCCGCGTGTAGGTGACGGCGTAGGCGAAGGCGTCGCTGCCGGGTTCGGCGCCGACCAGTCGGATCAGCCACGGCGAGAGCAGATAGCCGAGCGCGCCGAAGGCGACGCCGACGATCGTGACGAACGACAGCGTCTGTCCGGCGACGTGGGAGGACCGAGTGAAGTTGCCCGCACCCTTGTGCTGGGAGATCAGCACCGTCCCCGCGACGGTCAGGCCGCCACCGACGCTGACCATCAGGAAGACGATCGCCCACGAGTACGACAGCGCGGCGACGGCGTCGCCGCCGAGCCGCCCGACCCAGTAGGTGTCAGCGAGGTTATACCCGACCTGCAGGAGCTGACTGGCGACGATCGGTGCCGAAAGAACGAGCAGCGGCTTGAACAGGCCGCCGTCGATGACGTTTACCGAACGATCCGTTCCCGTCCGCGACTCGCTCACTCCCGATCACGCTCGGCCGTCTCGTCGTCCGCCTCTCTCGTGTCGGCTCCCAGGTCGGCGGCGAGCCGATGCTGGTGGTCGTTCTCGGGGAGAGTCCGCGGGTCGCGATCGGCCGGGAACGACGCGTCCTCGGCGAGCAGGTCGTCGAACACCCACGTCGCGGTTCCCTCACGGACCTCCTCCAGATAGGCGTCCCGCCCGATCGTCAGCTGGCGGATCCGCGCGCCGTCGAAGGCCGCGATCAGCACCGCCGCGGTCGTCTCGGGGTCGTGGTCCCGGAACTCGCCGGCCTCGAGCCCGTCTCGGAGGATCTCCTCGAGGATCTCGCGAAGCTGGTCGTCGCTCTTGCGGAGCTTCTCGCGGAACCGGTCGTTGTACGGCCCCTGCGTGCGCAACTCGAGCATCGCGACGTGGAACGACTGGCGATCGTTCTCGCCGGGACCGTAGAGAAACCAGTCGACGAACGTCGCCAGTCGCTCGACCGGGGGAAGATCCCGGGTTTCGGCGACCCGATCGTCGAACCGCTCGAAGAGGAACTCGAGAAAGTCCGCCAGCAGGTCCTCCTTGGAGTCGTAGTGGTAGAACAGCAGCGACTTGCTCTTGTCGGTCCTGTCGGCGATATCCTGGGCCGTCAGCTCGGTGTAGCCGTGTTCACAGAGCGCCTCGTAGGCCGCGCGCATGATCGAGGTACGAACGTCAGGGTCAGTCACTAACTGACTAGTTAGTCAGCGACGATAAAGGGTATTTCGGTTCGAAGCCGCTACGGACGGTACCGTCGTACGCCGAACGGTTCGTAGCCCCCGAAGGCGACCTCCAGCGATCCGATCCACCAGTTCCAGCGCTCGGGCGGCCCGCCGTCGGGCGCGTCCGCGAGCTCGTCGAGGACGACGTCCTCGGTCAGCGGGATGTCGGTGTCGTCCTCGTAGCGACCGGCGTCGGCAAGGTCGACGGCCTGGCGGGCGACGACGCGGGCGCCGCCGCTCGTCCCGCCGAAGCGCTCACGCAGGCGGTCCTCGAGGCGGTCGCGGTCGATGCTCACGCGGGGGAGTACGCACTCGAGGTGGTAAACGTCGGCGGCCGCGGGCGGGGGCTCGTCGAGACCGTGTTTCGATGTGTTTTTGGGCACCCGCCGTTTTTCACCGGGCATGGCAAGTTTCACAGTCGTCGTTGGCGATCCGGACTCCGGGTCGACCTACCAGCTCGAAGCGGACGATCAGGACGCGAACCGGTTCATCGGCAAGTCGATCGGCGAGGAAGTCGACGGCACCGCCGTCGGACTCGACGGCTACACTCTCGAGATCACCGGTGGCTCCGACGAGGCCGGCCGACCGCTCAGCCCCGACGTCGCCGGACCGAATCTCGAGGAAGTGCTGATGAAGGGCCGCCAGGTCGGCTACCACCCCACCCGGGACGGCGAGCGACGCCGCGTCACGGTCCGTGGACGGGAGGTCTCCGACGCCGTCGCACAGATCAACGCCTCCGTGGTCGAATCCGGGAGCAGCGACATCGACGAGCTGCTGGGCGGCGACGACGAGTAACGACTCACGTTCTTATGGCAGATAG
This genomic window from Natronococcus occultus SP4 contains:
- a CDS encoding TM2 domain protein, with the translated sequence MTGLSRPIWPAYLLTVLVAGLGHWYLGRWKRGAIWFVLYVLALGFLSARSVSGALDLGDPFVVTALQVESVSYTDIAVPLAILIVCLVDVYLIGLLRRTASPSETPPGEARSNGPS
- a CDS encoding MATE family efflux transporter → MSESRTGTDRSVNVIDGGLFKPLLVLSAPIVASQLLQVGYNLADTYWVGRLGGDAVAALSYSWAIVFLMVSVGGGLTVAGTVLISQHKGAGNFTRSSHVAGQTLSFVTIVGVAFGALGYLLSPWLIRLVGAEPGSDAFAYAVTYTRIVFVGVAFMFWFFIFDALSRGWGDTRTPLYLMVISVAINVVIDPFLILGFADNPMFAWVGLTGLEATLYEATGFEGYGVAGAAVATVFSRGIAAVVGLYLLFSGRVGLKPSLSDLRLESETVRKVLEIGGPIATEQGFRAFGITVLTALIAIAGTEAVAAYGIVNRLSSLMFLPALGLARGTETVVGQNLGAGQVDRAKKAVTLSTALVLSIFAVVIGVAYQFAQPITAIFIEGEESAQVIAYGAAYVTIVGPSYLFLGAFQIMLGGIRGSGSTRAAMLLSIQELWLYRIPIAAVAIVVLEMGVIGVWYAVAISYVVSALVTAAWFLRGTWTDSVVADEAPTPDPSPGD
- a CDS encoding TetR/AcrR family transcriptional regulator, with the translated sequence MTDPDVRTSIMRAAYEALCEHGYTELTAQDIADRTDKSKSLLFYHYDSKEDLLADFLEFLFERFDDRVAETRDLPPVERLATFVDWFLYGPGENDRQSFHVAMLELRTQGPYNDRFREKLRKSDDQLREILEEILRDGLEAGEFRDHDPETTAAVLIAAFDGARIRQLTIGRDAYLEEVREGTATWVFDDLLAEDASFPADRDPRTLPENDHQHRLAADLGADTREADDETAERDRE
- a CDS encoding 30S ribosomal protein S6e, giving the protein MASFTVVVGDPDSGSTYQLEADDQDANRFIGKSIGEEVDGTAVGLDGYTLEITGGSDEAGRPLSPDVAGPNLEEVLMKGRQVGYHPTRDGERRRVTVRGREVSDAVAQINASVVESGSSDIDELLGGDDE